TGTGATCACTCACCTGCATTTGCTCATGTATGACTATGCCCGAATTTAAACACAGTGTCAGAGTATCAGTCTTAGTATTACAGGAACTCAGTGCTACATTTGACACGGACTGCCACAACATATAACCATTGGCACAGTACAAAACTGGTTTGAATCCTACTGAAACAACAGGGACTATTTTGTGCCTATAGGTAATTATACATCTGATCAGACAAAAATGGTATGCTGAGTTTTGCAAAGCTCTATATTGCCTCTTCTGATTAACATCTACATGCTTCCATCGGCTCAGAGTATGGAAAGCAACAAAATACGTTACAATAATTATGCAGACAACACACAAATTTACATAACCATATCACAAGGGGACAATGGTCAAACACAATCTCTGACTGAGTGTATTAACCAAATGGACAATTGGATGTGCCACAAATGTTTTCGATTAAAGAAAgctaaagaaaagagaaaagccaAGCAGAGACAATTCAAAGACTGCATTCAGCTGGcaattataaaaacaacagaatgagCCATAAATCTTGGTGTAGGTGTGAATGAATGTAACCTTGCACTGGAATGACCTTACTGAAGCAGTATTGCGCACCTTTGAATCAAGATGTGTTGCTTCATGCTCTTACTGGCTCTGATATACAATAACAAGCACAGTATAGAGAAGAATTAGTTTGGCAAAGACATGCTTAATGCTTCTTATTTATTATACGTTCAGGAGAAATGTCCTGGTGGAGATTTTCTTGGTACATCACGTTATAAGAAATATATCAGTTTGAATTGACAAggtcatcaaataaaaaatattataaacaacaaaatactgttggtaaaacaacttttaaaaaaatccagatatCTGTCCATGAGGAAATATTgaagatttcttaaaaaaaaagatgcgtATGTTTTACATACTCTTTATTATAATGTGACAACCTTAGGAGCATTAAAACTGCCAGTACAAGTGATGTGACCTCACATTCAGGGCTACAAAGATGTGACAGATTCTGAGAAAACAACTGATTTTACGTTTCCATCTACTCCTAGTTCTAACTTGCCCTCTAATTTTCTAATGGCTGTTTGCCCTCAAATCAAACAGGACAGTTACATGACGTACGGAGGTGTGAAAAGAGGCGTGAACTTGTGATTGGTTTTAATGATTGTTCTTTCATTTCCCAAGCAGAAGGGTTTCAGTCCTCAAGTCTGCATTTTTGTGACACgtttctctgtctcctcagaTCATGGATGACTACGACATAGTGCTCAAGTATTGGGCTACAGTGGAGGCGGACTACGCCACCCATGGGAACCTCCTGTTGACCAGGTGAGTAGCTCTGACAAGACAAGATTGTTCTTTCCTGTGGGTCAGATGCTTCGCAGTAGCCAGGATATTGGAAACAGCAACCTTGGATGCTTTAATTCATTCACTTAACTGTTCCATCATAATTTCAGTAGGTTTTATTTCGTGATGTAAGGACATGACCTCAGTGACCTTAGTGGTATCCACAGCCCTGTTTTGTGGGTTATTTCTGATGAATCCaaaattttgcttttcttttcagattATTCAAACAGCACCCTCATACCCTAAAGCTGTTCCCCAAGTTTGCTGACATTGCCCAGGCTGACTTGACAAGTGACGCGGATGTAACTGCCCTAGGTGCAGCTGCGCTGAAGAAAATGGCTGAGCTTTTTAGGGCCAAAGGCAAACATGATGCCATCCTGAAACCTCTGATCCAAGCCCATGCCAAGCAACACAAGGTCCCTGCGGAGAGCTTTTTGGTGAGGGTGATGCCTTATTATAGATAaactgtgtcccaattcagggtctgcgtCCTCCGAAAGAA
This genomic interval from Plectropomus leopardus isolate mb unplaced genomic scaffold, YSFRI_Pleo_2.0 unplaced_scaffold4825, whole genome shotgun sequence contains the following:
- the LOC121939439 gene encoding myoglobin-like, producing MDDYDIVLKYWATVEADYATHGNLLLTRLFKQHPHTLKLFPKFADIAQADLTSDADVTALGAAALKKMAELFRAKGKHDAILKPLIQAHAKQHKVPAESFLLLTEIVGKILVEKANLDAAGQQAMENIMGVLRADMRANFKELDQSG